The following coding sequences lie in one Periophthalmus magnuspinnatus isolate fPerMag1 chromosome 24, fPerMag1.2.pri, whole genome shotgun sequence genomic window:
- the LOC117393202 gene encoding leucine-rich alpha-2-glycoprotein-like — protein MTSSRFLLLSLLLCLLPVCLSCPALCRCFSRRAEVVCDSTPFDSFPSDSLPQNTSILTIQFTNISTITETHLNRTPNLQELHLFSNQIQNLGPHLLRGLPKLRSLDLTDNKLTNLPANVFSHAPLESLVLKNNQIEIAGEDWLSENSTLTWLDLSGNRLTKIPGSLFGKLPNLDNLDLPNNRLEKVTERSLDALTKLERLNLNNNKIDTLDSTVFQKNLNLTHLFISRNKLQKLPQGLFRNLVNLQHLNLEENQLQTMAPGSLDSLVSLEEEGLDLAGNPWTCDGKIEYLWRWMNKNKSRVFLPDTVKCAAPPALIGRSVVSLTQSEIKAAA, from the exons A TGACCTCCAGCcggttcctcctcctctctctcctcctctgcctcctccccgTGTGCCTCTCTTGCCCCGCCCTCTGCCGCTGCTTCTCCCGCCGCGCCGAGGTGGTCTGTGACTCCACCCCCTTCGACTCATTCCCATCGGACTCCCTCCCCCAAAACACCTCCATTCTAACCATCCAATTCACCAACATCTCCACCATCACTGAGACCCACCTCAACCGCACCCCAAACCTTCAAGAACTCCACCTGTTCAGCAACCAAATCCAAAACCTGGGACCCCATCTGCTCCGAGGACTTCCAAAACTTCGTAGTCTAGATCTTACCGACAACAAACTCACCAACTTACCTGCCAACGTCTTTAGCCACGCTCCTCTCGAAAGTTTGGTTTTGAAAAACAACCAAATCGAAATAGCGGGTGAAGATTGGTTGTCAGAAAACAGCACGTTGACATGGTTAGACTTATCTGGAAATCGTTTGACAAAAATCCCGGGTAGCTTGTTTGGCAAACTCCCGAATCTCGACAATCTCGATCTCCCAAACAACCGATTAGAGAAGGTTACGGAAAGGTCGCTAGATGCGCTAACCAAATTGGAACGGCTAAAcctgaacaacaacaaaatagacACTCTGGATTCCACGGTTTTCCAGAAAAATCTAAACTTGACACATCTCTTTATATCACGGAATAAACTTCAAAAACTTCCGCAGGGTTTGTTTCGGAATTTGGTGAATCTTCAGCATTTGAATTTGGAAGAAAACCAGTTGCAGACAATGGCGCCGGGTTCGTTGGATTCGCTGGTGTCTCTGGAGGAAGAGGGACTCGACCTGGCGGGTAATCCATGGACCTGCGACGGAAAGATCGAGTATCTGTGGAGGTGGATGAACAAGAACAAGAGCAGGGTCTTCCTTCCCGACACGGTCAAATGTGCCGCTCCGccagctctgattggacggtcgGTCGTGTCACTGACGCAGAGTGAAATCAAAGCGGCGGCATAG